The Aneurinibacillus migulanus genome contains the following window.
AACAGACAAACCTAAATTATTGTAACAGGCTTGTCTGCACACTCTATCGTTCTTTTTTATTACCGATATACGGTCCAATACCGCCTTGGCTAATCGCTTTATGAGCGACTATCCAACGATCGTTTTCATTGTTTTTCATTAACGTATATTGAATCCGGTATTTCTGACCGGTATCCACTGTGCCCATGTATTCTGCAATTGCAGTATTTTTATAATACGATGTTATGCGCGTCTGTGGAAGCTTCATGGATAGTGGACTAATCTGACGAAAAGTCGGATTGACGGCAAGGTTCTGACCCGGTATAGAATAATTCAAATCAACCGTTTCGTGCGTAAGCTGCGTAGCCAGTTGTTCGCTCCAATTCTGAGCATAATAGTCATGCAACTGCTTTTTGCTCGTAAAATCCATATACGTATGAACAGGTTGATTTTTGATATATGAGACTTTTATACGTTGCGTAGTGTGCTGCACTTTTTGTTCCGCTTCCCGGATGGCGCTCAACAGCTCCTGACGCTGGGCCCGCGTTACGTTCGATTGCTCACGTTCGAATGACATCGGTCCTTCAATCGGGGTCTTGCCCTGCTCGCCTTGAATCTTCTGTCCCCCGCATCCCGTGGCGGCAAACGATACCGCAAGAAGCGCGGTGAAAAGAAAGCGTGTCTGCTTGTGCTGTCGCGGCATATACGTCACCTTGTTTCCCATAAAGATTAATAATCCTAGGTTGTGCATCCCCCTCATTTTTTATGTAATAAATACAAAGAAACACAAAAAGACCGCCGGGAAATTGGGCAGTCTCTTAATTGATTATTATAGAGGATGTTCAAAAAGTCCGGGAAACAGAGCTACGAATTTCTGCGTTGCATCGCCCCTCCGCTGCTCGGGTCTGCCGCGCCTTGAACTTCACGACTCTTGTTTGTCCTCCTTTTTGAACACGCTCTTATAGCACCGGCGCACTTTCTTTATAGAGGCCGGATTCACGAAGCTTGGCTACAAATTCATTAAATTGTGGAATATTGATTTGTTGTTTGGCATCAGAGAGTGCTACATCCGGATCTGGATGCACTTCAATCATAACACCGTCTGCACCAACAGCCAAAGCGGCTTTCGCAGTTGGCAACAAAATGTCACGGCGTCCTGTAGAATGCGTTACATCAACGAATACCGGCAAGTGCGTCTCCTGCTTCAAAATCGGAACAGCAGAGATATCGAGCGTGTTGCGTGTCGCTTTTTCATATGTGCGGATTCCACGCTCGCATAGCATAACCTGGCTATTTCCGCCAGATACAATATACTCAGCGGCATGAATGAATTCCTCAATCGTTGCAGACAATCCTCGCTTCAACAGTACCGGCGTATTCACACGTCCGGCGGCTTTAAGAAGCTCGAAGTTCTGCATATTACGCGCACCGATTTGAATTACGTCCACGTATTGGGTCGCCATCTCAATATCGGTCGGCGTTACGATTTCACTTACTACTTTAAGACCAAACTCATCTGCAACCTGACGCAGAATCTTCAAACCTTCCTCGCCGAGACCCTGGAAATCATACGGGGATGTTCTCGGTTTGAATGCACCACCACGTAGCAGCGTAAGGCCGTTTGCCTTGAGCGTTTCTCCTATCTGACGTACTTGTTCGTATGATTCTACCGAGCAAGGTCCGGATACAAGTACAGGATCTCCACCGCC
Protein-coding sequences here:
- a CDS encoding bifunctional 3-deoxy-7-phosphoheptulonate synthase/chorismate mutase, whose product is MSNEKLEQLRSDLDAVNLQLLELINRRAELVQEIGKVKLKQGINRFDPERERQMLNLIVENNKGPFKDSAIQHLFKQIFKASLDLQKDETQKALLVSRKKQKENTVVTLGPVEVGGGDPVLVSGPCSVESYEQVRQIGETLKANGLTLLRGGAFKPRTSPYDFQGLGEEGLKILRQVADEFGLKVVSEIVTPTDIEMATQYVDVIQIGARNMQNFELLKAAGRVNTPVLLKRGLSATIEEFIHAAEYIVSGGNSQVMLCERGIRTYEKATRNTLDISAVPILKQETHLPVFVDVTHSTGRRDILLPTAKAALAVGADGVMIEVHPDPDVALSDAKQQINIPQFNEFVAKLRESGLYKESAPVL